A region of Paenimyroides aestuarii DNA encodes the following proteins:
- the metG gene encoding methionine--tRNA ligase gives MIQNPKRYTITAALPYTNGPIHIGHLAGVYVPADIYARFLRQQNKDVAFICGSDEHGVAISMKAKKEGISPQEVIDKYNKIIKDSFQEFGISFDNYSRTSAKIHHDTASEFFRKLYDEGKFIEEVTEQLYDAEADQFLADRFVTGTCPKCNSEGAYGDQCEKCGTSLNATDLINPKSTITGSTPILKETKHWFLPLDQYDAFLREWILEGHKNDWKPNVYGQVKSWLDDGLKPRAVTRDLDWGIDVPVDGAEGKKLYVWFDAPIGYISSTKEWAAREGKDWEPYWKDQDTKLVHFIGKDNIVFHCIIFPAMLKAEGSYILPDNVPANEFLNLEGNKLSTSKNWAVWLNEYLVDFPEKQDVLRYTLTANAPETKDNDFTWKDFQARNNNELVAIFGNFINRVVVLTNKYYNGIIPTPNAFNEVDEQTLAELKAYPAVIESSIERYRFREALGELMNVARLGNKYLADEEPWKLIKTDEERVKTQMYVALQIAAALSTLAEPFLPFSAAKLKNMLGVSEPIAWKKIAETSDLIPAGHQIGQAELLFAKIEDEEIQKQIDKLEATKLANAAEAKTAEPQKETAQFEDFTKIDLRVGTIIEAEKMPKANKLLVLKVDTGIDVRTIVSGIAEHFTPEEVIGKQVTVLVNLAPRKLRGVESEGMLLLTETKEGKLVFVNPDEAGVYNGATIG, from the coding sequence ATGATTCAAAATCCAAAACGATATACCATTACGGCAGCTTTGCCATATACCAACGGACCGATACATATTGGGCATTTGGCGGGCGTTTACGTTCCTGCCGATATTTATGCTCGTTTTTTGCGCCAACAAAATAAAGATGTTGCTTTTATTTGTGGAAGCGACGAGCACGGTGTGGCTATTTCCATGAAAGCCAAAAAAGAAGGCATTTCTCCGCAAGAAGTGATTGATAAATACAACAAAATCATTAAAGATTCTTTTCAAGAATTTGGAATTTCGTTTGATAATTATTCGCGTACTTCGGCTAAAATTCATCACGATACGGCTTCTGAATTTTTTAGAAAATTGTATGACGAAGGAAAGTTTATCGAAGAAGTTACTGAGCAGTTGTACGATGCCGAAGCAGATCAGTTTTTGGCAGATCGTTTCGTAACCGGAACATGCCCAAAATGTAACAGCGAAGGTGCATATGGCGATCAATGCGAAAAATGTGGAACATCGTTAAACGCAACCGATTTAATCAATCCAAAATCAACCATTACGGGCTCTACTCCTATTTTAAAGGAAACTAAGCATTGGTTTTTACCTTTAGACCAATACGATGCGTTTTTGCGTGAATGGATTTTGGAAGGGCATAAAAACGATTGGAAGCCAAATGTGTACGGACAAGTAAAATCGTGGTTAGACGATGGTTTGAAACCACGTGCTGTGACCCGCGATTTAGACTGGGGAATTGACGTGCCTGTGGACGGTGCCGAGGGCAAAAAATTATATGTTTGGTTTGATGCGCCTATTGGCTATATTTCATCGACCAAAGAATGGGCTGCCCGAGAAGGAAAAGATTGGGAACCTTATTGGAAAGATCAAGATACCAAATTGGTGCATTTTATTGGAAAAGACAACATTGTGTTTCACTGCATTATTTTCCCGGCAATGTTAAAGGCAGAAGGCAGTTATATTTTACCTGATAATGTTCCGGCAAATGAGTTTTTAAATTTAGAAGGAAATAAATTATCTACTTCTAAAAATTGGGCTGTTTGGTTGAATGAATACTTGGTTGATTTTCCGGAAAAACAAGATGTGCTGCGCTATACTTTAACGGCAAATGCGCCAGAAACCAAAGACAATGATTTTACATGGAAAGATTTTCAAGCAAGAAACAACAACGAATTGGTTGCTATTTTTGGGAATTTCATTAACCGTGTGGTGGTTTTAACCAATAAATATTACAACGGAATTATTCCTACACCAAATGCATTTAACGAGGTTGATGAACAAACATTGGCTGAATTAAAAGCGTATCCAGCAGTGATTGAAAGCTCGATTGAGCGTTACCGTTTCCGCGAAGCTTTGGGCGAGTTGATGAATGTAGCTCGTTTAGGAAACAAATATTTAGCCGATGAAGAGCCTTGGAAACTGATTAAAACCGATGAAGAGCGTGTGAAAACACAAATGTATGTAGCGTTGCAAATTGCTGCTGCATTATCTACTTTGGCAGAACCTTTCTTACCATTTTCGGCAGCGAAATTGAAAAATATGTTGGGTGTTTCTGAACCGATTGCTTGGAAGAAAATTGCAGAAACATCAGATCTAATTCCGGCAGGTCATCAAATTGGTCAGGCAGAATTATTGTTTGCGAAGATAGAAGACGAAGAAATACAAAAACAAATAGATAAATTGGAAGCTACAAAATTGGCAAATGCAGCCGAAGCAAAAACTGCTGAACCCCAAAAAGAAACTGCGCAATTTGAAGATTTTACAAAGATTGATTTGCGTGTAGGAACGATTATCGAGGCTGAAAAAATGCCAAAAGCTAATAAATTATTAGTTTTAAAGGTTGACACGGGTATCGATGTGCGTACGATTGTTTCTGGAATTGCAGAACATTTTACACCAGAAGAAGTAATTGGCAAGCAGGTTACTGTTTTAGTGAACTTAGCACCAAGAAAGTTGCGTGGTGTAGAAAGCGAAGGAATGCTTTTATTAACCGAAACCAAAGAAGGTAAATTGGTGTTTGTAAACCCAGATGAAGCCGGTGTTTATAACGGAGCAACGATTGGATAG
- a CDS encoding energy transducer TonB: protein MKKIVALFIIGFSWAGFSQTTPEPIVSQTDFLDEKEPENQNNDSILIGNTDEYLTTTGKTIQRFVADNFSYPDQALDEGITGTIYVDFVVEKNGTVQQATISKSVCKECDLEALRVVKKIRLNPILINGKPERVRFRIPIRLALE, encoded by the coding sequence ATGAAAAAAATTGTTGCACTTTTTATAATAGGATTTTCCTGGGCAGGATTTTCTCAGACTACTCCTGAGCCAATAGTCAGCCAAACAGACTTTTTAGATGAAAAAGAGCCTGAGAATCAGAATAACGACAGCATTTTGATTGGAAATACTGATGAATACTTAACAACTACCGGCAAAACCATACAGCGATTTGTAGCCGACAATTTCAGCTATCCAGACCAAGCTTTAGATGAAGGAATTACAGGGACAATTTACGTAGATTTTGTAGTAGAAAAAAACGGTACCGTTCAGCAAGCTACTATTAGCAAAAGCGTTTGTAAAGAATGCGATTTGGAAGCGCTTCGCGTGGTTAAAAAAATACGACTGAATCCCATCTTAATTAATGGAAAACCAGAACGTGTTCGGTTCAGAATTCCTATTCGATTGGCTTTAGAATAG
- the pth gene encoding aminoacyl-tRNA hydrolase: MKKYLIVGLGNIGAEYVNTRHNIGFKAVDFMANEAGAGFETVKLGALAQIKVKNKILLLLKPNTYMNLSGKAVQYWMDKEKIAKENVLVITDDLNLPFGTIRIKAKGSDGGHNGLKNIQLILNSSEYPRLRFGISDEFKKGQQVDYVLGDWTDEETTALKERLNVVSQAVKEFALAGLNNAMNNYNGK; this comes from the coding sequence ATGAAAAAATATTTAATTGTAGGCCTAGGAAACATTGGTGCCGAATATGTGAATACGCGCCACAATATTGGTTTTAAGGCAGTAGATTTTATGGCAAATGAAGCCGGAGCGGGTTTTGAAACCGTGAAATTGGGAGCTTTGGCACAGATTAAAGTAAAAAACAAAATTTTACTTTTGCTAAAACCCAACACATACATGAACTTGTCGGGTAAAGCGGTGCAATATTGGATGGATAAGGAAAAAATTGCCAAAGAAAATGTTTTGGTTATTACAGATGATTTAAATTTACCATTTGGAACCATACGCATTAAAGCAAAAGGGTCAGATGGCGGACATAATGGTTTGAAGAATATTCAGCTGATTTTGAATAGTTCAGAATATCCGCGTTTGCGTTTCGGAATTTCAGATGAATTTAAAAAAGGACAGCAGGTTGATTATGTGTTGGGCGATTGGACCGATGAAGAAACAACTGCATTAAAAGAACGTTTAAACGTGGTTTCGCAAGCGGTGAAAGAATTCGCTTTGGCGGGTTTAAACAATGCAATGAATAATTATAATGGCAAATAA
- the cls gene encoding cardiolipin synthase translates to MENLLTIWEFVKEWYWIPLTLLNTTAFITILIENGKPEKTIAWLMVIVFIPLGGVLLYYFFGQKFKKEKYFKRLDSRYKNRFEERWSDLAPFISNEIKLTETYDNHLNDVFEYLVHTKTSIPTSNNQAALLTNGEEKFAVLLADLQQAKHHIHLEYYIFEEDQIGKQILDILVDKAQQGIEVRVIIDDFGSTDLAKKQNFYQQLGLQLEVFLPVRFSSLANSNYRNHRKIIVIDGVIGYVGGINISDKYINPNKFNLYWRDTAIRIQGDATKMLQAQFWLHWQSISEKSFALNDNYLPKVQTVFEKKLPVTFAFSSPGDTPPYVMEAMILSILAAQKSIQLCTPYFIPTESFKTALLVAVSKGVQVSLMLPSKSDSAIVQAASLSFLKPFLNRGMKVYLYEKGFIHAKTICIDGLLSYVGTTNLDARSFLINFELSAVVLDKTIAEQLTQQFEKDILGSTLFTAEIWKNEKWYYKAFASICRLLSPLL, encoded by the coding sequence ATGGAAAACTTACTTACAATTTGGGAATTTGTTAAAGAATGGTATTGGATTCCGTTAACTTTGTTAAACACCACTGCGTTTATCACCATTTTAATAGAAAACGGCAAACCCGAAAAAACGATTGCGTGGTTAATGGTCATTGTTTTTATTCCGCTTGGTGGGGTGTTGTTGTATTACTTTTTCGGACAGAAATTTAAAAAAGAAAAATATTTTAAGCGATTAGACAGTCGCTATAAAAATCGATTTGAAGAACGCTGGAGCGATTTAGCCCCTTTTATCTCAAACGAAATTAAACTTACCGAAACCTATGACAATCATTTGAATGATGTGTTTGAATATTTGGTGCACACAAAAACATCAATTCCTACATCAAACAACCAAGCAGCGCTCTTGACAAACGGCGAAGAAAAATTTGCTGTTTTGTTGGCGGATCTGCAACAAGCAAAACATCATATTCATCTAGAATATTATATTTTTGAGGAAGATCAAATCGGCAAGCAAATTTTAGATATTTTGGTTGATAAAGCACAGCAAGGTATTGAAGTTCGTGTAATTATTGATGATTTTGGATCGACCGATTTGGCAAAAAAGCAAAATTTTTATCAGCAATTAGGCCTTCAATTGGAAGTTTTTCTGCCTGTACGCTTTTCGTCTTTGGCAAACAGCAATTACCGCAACCATAGAAAAATCATTGTTATTGATGGAGTTATCGGATATGTTGGGGGCATTAATATTTCAGATAAATACATCAATCCAAATAAATTTAACCTGTATTGGCGTGATACGGCGATAAGAATTCAAGGCGATGCAACTAAAATGCTGCAAGCCCAATTTTGGCTGCATTGGCAAAGTATTTCAGAAAAATCGTTTGCTTTGAATGATAACTATCTGCCAAAAGTTCAAACCGTTTTTGAAAAAAAATTGCCCGTAACGTTTGCTTTTTCATCGCCCGGTGATACGCCTCCGTATGTGATGGAAGCTATGATATTAAGTATTTTGGCAGCACAAAAAAGCATCCAGCTGTGCACGCCGTATTTTATTCCTACCGAATCCTTTAAAACCGCTTTGTTGGTGGCTGTTTCAAAAGGAGTACAAGTTTCGTTGATGCTTCCTTCCAAAAGTGATTCCGCAATAGTTCAGGCTGCATCATTATCGTTCCTTAAACCATTTTTGAATCGTGGCATGAAGGTTTATTTGTACGAAAAAGGCTTTATTCATGCCAAAACAATATGTATCGATGGATTGTTAAGCTACGTTGGAACCACCAATTTAGATGCACGCAGTTTTTTAATTAATTTCGAACTTTCGGCGGTTGTTTTAGACAAAACCATTGCCGAACAATTAACCCAGCAATTTGAAAAGGATATTTTAGGAAGCACACTGTTTACAGCCGAAATCTGGAAAAATGAAAAATGGTATTACAAAGCATTTGCTTCGATTTGCAGGTTGCTGTCGCCTTTGTTATAA
- a CDS encoding efflux transporter outer membrane subunit — protein sequence MKIIYKTTFVAITAVLLQSCIATKEYQKPEVWNNASFNTNEVVKDSAAESVVPWQQVFTDALLQQHIQTALENNLDIRVALENINQAQSYLSQGRMGYMPTFTIGTNYTHSVNSINTQFGRILGQRQRLDQFDITGSLGWEADIWGKITSKKLAAEATYLQTVSAHKAVKTQLIAMVASTYYNLLALDAQKQVALQTIENRNKSLETNKALKDAGRVTEVAVKQTEAQALSAQALLLDIENNIKQQENSLSILKGMFPHAIERAAFSDLQLNVNITEGVSIQTLNNRPDVVAAELGFRNAFELTNVAKASFYPTLKLTASGGLQSVEFEKLFDPTSFFASIVAGIAQPVLNGRQIRTQYEISLSNQEKAFLNYKQTVLDASKEISDALYAIDINNKKLVLKQKEAEAYSTAVNYSQELLNNGLASYLEVLTATESELNAQLNIITTQYNLWNANIQLYKAMGGGVE from the coding sequence ATGAAAATTATATATAAAACAACTTTTGTGGCAATTACGGCTGTTTTGTTGCAGTCTTGTATCGCTACAAAAGAATACCAAAAACCAGAAGTTTGGAACAACGCCTCGTTCAATACAAACGAAGTGGTGAAAGACAGTGCGGCAGAAAGTGTAGTGCCATGGCAACAGGTTTTTACCGATGCATTGCTGCAACAGCATATACAAACTGCTTTAGAAAACAATTTAGATATTCGTGTGGCGTTAGAAAACATCAATCAAGCGCAATCGTACCTTTCGCAAGGCAGAATGGGTTATATGCCCACATTTACCATCGGCACAAACTATACCCATTCGGTAAACTCGATCAATACACAGTTTGGTAGAATTTTAGGGCAACGTCAGCGATTGGATCAGTTTGATATTACCGGAAGCTTAGGCTGGGAAGCCGATATTTGGGGGAAAATTACCAGCAAAAAATTGGCTGCCGAAGCCACCTATCTGCAAACGGTATCGGCACACAAAGCTGTGAAAACGCAGCTAATCGCTATGGTTGCATCGACCTACTACAACTTATTGGCTTTGGATGCACAAAAGCAAGTGGCGCTGCAAACCATTGAAAACCGCAACAAAAGTTTAGAAACCAATAAAGCGTTAAAAGACGCCGGTCGCGTAACAGAAGTTGCCGTGAAACAAACCGAAGCACAAGCGTTAAGTGCGCAAGCTTTGTTGTTGGATATTGAGAACAACATCAAGCAACAAGAAAATTCGTTGAGTATTTTAAAAGGTATGTTTCCTCATGCCATTGAGCGTGCTGCTTTTTCAGATTTGCAATTAAATGTAAACATAACCGAAGGTGTTTCTATTCAAACATTAAATAACCGTCCTGATGTGGTGGCTGCCGAACTAGGTTTTAGAAACGCTTTTGAGTTGACAAATGTTGCTAAAGCCAGTTTTTATCCAACATTAAAATTAACGGCAAGCGGCGGATTACAATCGGTTGAGTTTGAAAAATTGTTTGATCCTACGTCGTTTTTTGCAAGTATTGTTGCCGGAATTGCACAACCTGTTTTAAACGGCAGACAAATCCGTACGCAATACGAAATCAGTTTGTCTAACCAAGAAAAAGCTTTTTTAAATTATAAGCAAACGGTTTTAGATGCCAGCAAAGAAATTTCAGATGCGCTGTATGCCATTGATATCAACAATAAAAAATTAGTTTTAAAGCAGAAAGAAGCTGAAGCTTATTCCACGGCTGTAAATTACTCGCAAGAATTGTTGAACAATGGTCTGGCAAGCTATTTAGAGGTTTTAACCGCAACAGAAAGTGAATTGAATGCGCAGTTGAACATTATTACTACGCAATACAATCTATGGAATGCCAACATACAGCTATACAAAGCGATGGGGGGTGGTGTAGAGTAA
- a CDS encoding efflux RND transporter permease subunit produces MLKTFIERPVLSTVISILIVILGVLGLTVLPVTQYPDIAPPTVQVAASYPGANAQTVLESVIVPIEEQINGVEGMDYLTSTASNDGSASVQIVFKQGIDPDIAAVNVQNRVARATPLLPAEVTRSGVTTQKQQTSSLMFLSFYSENENYDATYIQNYMNINIIPELKRVNGVGDATAFGAKNYSMRVWLNPVKMAAHGLVPADVSAAINEQSLEAAAGQLGENSGESFQYIIKYSGKYKTETQYEDIVIKSMDNGQVLRLKDVADIELGAQTYGGYSELNGNPAVAMAIYQTPGSNAQDIINEIKKELATIEKNLPEGIKYKINLDSNEFLDASIEKVVHTLIEAFILVFIVVYIFLQDFRSTLVPLIAVPVSIIGTFFFLNLFGYSLNLLTLFALVLAIGIVVDDAIVVVEAVHAKMEETGEDATTATTNAMSEISGAIVSITLVMCAVFIPVTFITGPTGVFYKQFGVTLIVAIAISAVNALTLSPALCALFLKQHTDAHGKKQNFVKRFFTAFNNAFNAMTNKYGKSFQFLFKHKWVTFIILAACLGGAYLANKTMPAGFVPSEDRGFIMGNVELPAGASVDRVYKLEREFSKQAEKIPGIESVTVISGRSIISGSGSNYGFMLIKMEPFAKRTTDDKATDAVIGKLFGLAGKNFPEAKMIFFQPPSIPGFGFSGGFELKLLDKSGGDLKEFDKTTQAYINALMQRPEIMYAQTPFNTNYAQYEIKLDIVRAKQSGVSVSNIFSALQGYIGGNYVSDFTRFGKQYRVMLQSLPGDRKNISNLNGMFVRTASGAMAPLSQFVTLEKVYGPQSVNRFNLFTSANVSGAPKPGYSSGDAIKAVQEVAEQNLSTNYGIDFTGLTREEINAGSQTILIFALCIVFVYFILAAQYESYMLPFAVILSLPTGIMGAFISQKIAGLENNIYFQIALVMLVGLLAKNAILIVEFALQRRKHGETILQAAIDGAKARLRPILMTSFAFILGLMPLVFAGGVGYIGNRSIGTGAAFGLLIGTVLGVFVIPVLFVIFQALQEKIKPVKFDQKAIQE; encoded by the coding sequence ATGCTAAAAACTTTTATTGAAAGACCCGTATTATCTACGGTTATTTCTATCCTAATAGTCATTTTGGGTGTTTTGGGTTTGACCGTTTTACCGGTTACTCAATACCCCGATATTGCACCACCAACTGTTCAGGTAGCGGCTTCGTATCCAGGAGCAAACGCCCAAACGGTTCTAGAGAGTGTTATTGTTCCCATTGAGGAGCAAATTAATGGTGTGGAAGGTATGGATTACCTAACTTCTACTGCTAGTAACGATGGTTCGGCATCGGTTCAAATTGTTTTTAAACAAGGTATCGATCCTGATATTGCTGCCGTAAATGTTCAAAACCGGGTGGCGCGAGCAACGCCTTTATTGCCTGCTGAAGTTACGCGATCGGGTGTTACCACTCAAAAACAGCAAACTTCATCGTTGATGTTTTTGTCGTTTTATTCTGAAAATGAAAACTACGATGCCACTTATATTCAAAATTACATGAATATCAACATTATACCCGAACTTAAAAGGGTAAATGGTGTGGGCGACGCAACTGCTTTTGGGGCAAAAAACTATTCCATGCGTGTGTGGTTAAACCCTGTAAAAATGGCTGCTCACGGTTTGGTACCTGCCGATGTGAGTGCAGCAATCAACGAACAATCATTAGAAGCTGCAGCGGGTCAGTTGGGGGAAAACTCTGGAGAATCGTTTCAGTACATCATTAAATACAGCGGTAAGTATAAAACCGAAACGCAATATGAAGATATTGTGATAAAATCAATGGATAACGGCCAAGTGCTTCGTTTAAAAGATGTGGCTGATATTGAATTGGGTGCACAAACCTATGGCGGATATTCAGAATTGAACGGAAATCCGGCGGTTGCAATGGCAATTTATCAAACACCGGGATCCAATGCGCAAGATATTATCAACGAGATCAAAAAAGAATTAGCTACCATTGAAAAAAATCTACCGGAAGGCATTAAATACAAAATCAATTTAGACTCCAATGAATTCTTAGATGCATCAATCGAAAAAGTGGTGCACACCTTAATCGAAGCATTTATTTTGGTATTTATTGTGGTGTATATCTTTCTACAAGATTTTAGATCTACTTTGGTGCCTTTAATTGCGGTACCGGTATCAATTATTGGAACTTTTTTCTTTTTGAATTTGTTTGGATATTCCTTAAACCTTTTAACGCTGTTTGCGCTGGTGCTCGCCATTGGTATTGTGGTGGATGATGCCATTGTGGTGGTAGAAGCTGTGCACGCAAAAATGGAAGAAACTGGCGAAGATGCCACAACTGCTACAACAAATGCAATGAGCGAAATATCGGGGGCAATTGTTTCCATCACCTTGGTAATGTGTGCGGTGTTTATTCCGGTTACGTTTATTACCGGACCAACAGGGGTTTTCTATAAGCAGTTTGGAGTAACGCTAATTGTAGCAATTGCTATTTCGGCTGTAAACGCTTTAACATTGAGTCCGGCGTTGTGTGCTTTGTTTTTAAAACAACACACCGATGCGCATGGCAAAAAACAAAATTTTGTGAAGCGATTTTTTACTGCCTTCAATAATGCGTTCAATGCAATGACTAATAAATATGGTAAATCGTTTCAATTTTTGTTCAAACACAAATGGGTGACTTTTATCATTTTGGCAGCTTGTTTAGGCGGAGCATACCTTGCAAACAAAACCATGCCGGCAGGATTTGTACCAAGTGAAGACCGCGGATTTATTATGGGTAATGTGGAATTACCCGCAGGTGCGTCGGTTGACCGTGTGTATAAATTAGAACGAGAATTTAGTAAACAAGCCGAAAAAATTCCGGGTATTGAATCGGTAACTGTTATTTCAGGTCGAAGCATTATTTCTGGTTCAGGATCTAACTATGGTTTTATGTTGATAAAAATGGAACCTTTTGCAAAACGTACTACAGATGATAAAGCAACTGATGCAGTAATCGGTAAATTGTTTGGGTTAGCAGGGAAAAACTTCCCAGAAGCCAAAATGATTTTCTTTCAACCACCAAGCATCCCCGGATTTGGTTTTTCAGGTGGATTTGAATTGAAATTACTAGACAAATCGGGGGGTGATTTAAAAGAATTCGATAAAACTACTCAGGCATACATCAACGCGCTGATGCAACGTCCGGAAATTATGTATGCACAAACACCTTTCAACACCAATTATGCACAATACGAAATTAAGTTAGATATTGTTCGTGCCAAACAATCGGGGGTATCGGTGAGCAACATATTTTCTGCTTTGCAAGGATACATTGGTGGTAATTACGTGAGCGATTTCACCCGTTTTGGTAAACAATACCGCGTGATGTTGCAATCATTGCCTGGCGATCGTAAAAATATTTCCAATCTAAACGGAATGTTTGTTCGTACGGCTTCTGGGGCAATGGCACCTTTAAGTCAGTTTGTAACCTTAGAAAAAGTATATGGTCCGCAATCGGTCAATCGTTTTAACTTGTTTACATCGGCAAACGTATCCGGAGCACCAAAGCCTGGTTATTCTTCGGGCGATGCCATCAAAGCCGTTCAAGAAGTTGCCGAACAAAATTTATCAACCAATTACGGAATAGATTTTACTGGATTAACCCGTGAAGAAATCAATGCCGGTTCACAAACTATCTTAATTTTTGCCTTGTGTATCGTTTTTGTTTATTTCATTTTGGCTGCACAATATGAAAGTTATATGTTGCCTTTTGCGGTAATTTTATCGTTGCCAACAGGTATCATGGGTGCTTTTATATCCCAAAAAATCGCTGGTTTAGAAAACAACATCTATTTCCAAATTGCACTGGTCATGCTCGTGGGATTGCTCGCCAAAAATGCTATTTTAATTGTAGAATTTGCGTTGCAGCGAAGAAAACACGGCGAAACTATTTTACAAGCAGCTATTGATGGAGCCAAAGCACGTTTACGCCCGATTTTAATGACCTCATTTGCCTTTATTTTAGGGTTGATGCCATTGGTTTTTGCAGGCGGTGTGGGATATATTGGTAACCGTTCTATTGGAACCGGTGCCGCATTTGGTTTGTTGATAGGAACTGTTTTGGGAGTGTTTGTCATTCCGGTTTTGTTTGTAATTTTTCAAGCATTACAAGAGAAAATTAAACCTGTAAAATTCGATCAAAAAGCAATTCAAGAATAA